One Mesorhizobium sp. L-2-11 genomic region harbors:
- a CDS encoding ABC transporter ATP-binding protein, with protein MQIYGATTAVEDISLKIPAGTYCCLLGPSGCGKTSTLRMIAGHESISSGDVRLGNIVVTDLPPARRGTAMMFQSYALFPHLDLIDNVAFSLKMKGVGKEERRARALDMLKLMQMEGYANRRPAQLSGGQQQRVALARALITDPEALLLDEPLSALDPFLKIRMRAELKKLQTSLGITFVHVTHSQEEAMALADLIVVMNDGRIEQAAHPRIVFERPATAFVARFMGDHNVVSGRVSGSRDGMVVFDVPGGASLAASGQGRAIGEPIDIAIRTDHVRIGDPPAAGLGFTGIASNIEYRGSTVKLSVNGAGIEDFTVIVDDTSFFAKPVAVGDAVPIAWDAEDAIVLGRLDS; from the coding sequence GTGCAGATCTATGGCGCAACGACTGCCGTCGAAGACATCAGCCTGAAAATCCCCGCGGGAACCTATTGCTGCCTGCTCGGGCCGTCCGGCTGCGGCAAAACCTCGACGCTGCGCATGATTGCTGGGCACGAAAGCATATCGAGCGGCGACGTGCGTCTCGGCAACATTGTGGTTACCGACCTGCCGCCGGCCAGGCGCGGCACCGCCATGATGTTCCAGTCCTATGCGCTGTTTCCGCATCTCGACCTGATCGACAATGTTGCGTTCAGCCTCAAGATGAAGGGCGTCGGCAAGGAAGAGCGCCGCGCCAGGGCGCTCGATATGCTGAAGCTGATGCAGATGGAGGGCTACGCCAACCGCCGCCCGGCGCAGCTTTCGGGCGGACAGCAGCAGCGCGTCGCTCTGGCCCGCGCGCTGATCACCGACCCCGAAGCGCTGCTCCTCGACGAGCCGCTATCGGCACTCGATCCATTCTTGAAGATCCGCATGCGGGCGGAATTGAAGAAGCTGCAGACCTCGCTCGGCATCACTTTCGTCCACGTCACCCACAGCCAGGAGGAGGCGATGGCGCTCGCCGACCTGATCGTGGTCATGAATGACGGCCGCATCGAGCAGGCGGCGCATCCGCGCATCGTCTTCGAGCGGCCGGCCACCGCGTTCGTCGCCCGTTTCATGGGCGATCACAACGTCGTCTCCGGCCGCGTCAGCGGCAGCCGCGACGGCATGGTTGTCTTCGATGTGCCGGGTGGCGCCTCGCTAGCGGCCAGCGGGCAGGGCAGGGCGATCGGCGAGCCGATCGATATCGCTATTCGCACCGACCATGTGCGGATCGGCGACCCGCCAGCCGCGGGGCTCGGCTTCACCGGCATCGCCTCCAATATCGAGTATCGCGGCTCGACCGTAAAACTCTCGGTCAATGGCGCCGGCATCGAGGATTTTACCGTCATCGTCGACGACACCAGCTTCTTCGCCAAGCCGGTCGCCGTCGGCGACGCGGTGCCGATCGCTTGGGACGCGGAGGACGCAATCGTCCTTGGCCGTCTCGATTCCTGA
- a CDS encoding GntR family transcriptional regulator, with protein sequence MNIADQTFPAVDSANEDRAQAIRDQLRDAIVDRRLAPGTKLSEGEVGTLFDISRTVARAALQMLSFEGLVRTERNRGAFVANPSPEEARQVFASRRLIEPGIAIAAAGRMTPAHVAAFKAQLDEEGRFIAERGPNARRSEIKASGDFHLLLASVAGNTILQRFMEELVARSSLVIALYGRSGVSSCGHSEHMNILEALENGNSERASALMLHHIDHIEADLDLRIRSGPALRQALEF encoded by the coding sequence ATGAATATAGCCGACCAGACTTTCCCTGCTGTCGACAGTGCCAACGAGGATCGCGCCCAGGCGATTCGCGATCAGTTGCGCGACGCGATCGTCGATCGTCGGCTGGCGCCCGGAACCAAGCTGTCCGAAGGCGAGGTCGGCACTCTATTCGATATCAGCCGCACCGTGGCGCGCGCGGCGCTGCAGATGCTCTCCTTCGAAGGCCTGGTGCGGACCGAGCGCAATCGCGGCGCCTTCGTCGCCAACCCGTCGCCGGAGGAAGCGCGTCAGGTCTTCGCTTCGCGCCGGCTGATCGAGCCCGGCATAGCGATTGCCGCAGCCGGGCGGATGACGCCGGCGCATGTCGCTGCCTTCAAGGCGCAGCTCGATGAAGAGGGCCGCTTCATTGCCGAACGCGGACCAAATGCAAGACGCTCGGAAATCAAGGCTTCGGGCGATTTTCACCTGCTGCTGGCTTCGGTTGCCGGAAACACCATCCTCCAGCGTTTCATGGAAGAGCTGGTGGCGCGGTCATCGCTGGTGATCGCGCTTTATGGCCGCTCGGGCGTCTCAAGCTGTGGTCATAGTGAGCACATGAATATCCTGGAGGCGCTGGAAAATGGCAATTCCGAACGCGCCAGCGCGCTGATGCTGCATCACATAGACCATATCGAGGCCGACCTCGATCTGCGCATCAGGAGCGGTCCGGCGCTCAGGCAGGCGCTCGAGTTCTGA
- a CDS encoding HupE/UreJ family protein: MKTFTRLGILSALAVLTPSLAFAHSGGAHVHGFSAGLEHPLFGMDHLLAMIAVGMIGARAGGRSIVLVPLAFVSAMVAGALPGMAGIGLPSLESGISLSLVVFGAMVALARPLPLAAAAALTALFGLFHGNAHGLESPENAGGIAYAAGFMLATSMLHAIGILSAVKLARWPTTVRTAGVATSLVGMAIAAQAF; encoded by the coding sequence ATGAAAACATTTACAAGACTCGGCATCCTTTCAGCTCTCGCCGTCCTCACACCGTCGCTGGCGTTTGCCCATAGCGGCGGCGCTCACGTCCACGGCTTTTCTGCCGGCCTCGAACATCCGCTGTTCGGCATGGACCATCTGCTTGCCATGATCGCGGTCGGCATGATCGGCGCTCGCGCCGGCGGGCGCAGTATTGTCCTTGTCCCGCTGGCCTTTGTCTCGGCGATGGTCGCCGGAGCCTTGCCCGGCATGGCCGGCATCGGCCTGCCTTCGCTTGAATCCGGCATCTCGCTGTCGCTTGTGGTCTTCGGCGCCATGGTCGCCCTGGCCAGGCCGCTGCCGCTGGCCGCCGCAGCAGCACTGACGGCCCTCTTCGGCCTCTTTCACGGCAACGCCCACGGCCTCGAGAGTCCCGAGAACGCCGGCGGCATTGCGTACGCCGCTGGTTTCATGCTCGCCACGTCGATGCTGCATGCGATCGGCATTCTGTCCGCTGTCAAGCTGGCTCGTTGGCCGACGACTGTCCGCACCGCGGGTGTCGCCACCTCGCTGGTTGGAATGGCCATCGCGGCGCAAGCTTTTTGA
- a CDS encoding agmatinase family protein has product MSRNIPERSHRRAGLVARAARERFHHPDFDARGTQGWKSIEAEGKLPESGWRKEQQWALDMGLPGSESIVDKSIPTFARGELPHFAGINTFLKAPYVENVRDVGKYDAAVIGIPFDSGTTYRPGTRFGPQGIRRISALYTPYNYELGVDLREQMTLCDAGDVFTIPANLEKSFDQITKGVSHVASSGALPIMLGGDHSIGFPCVRGIADVTSKRIGIIHFDRHIDIQEKDLDERMHTTPWYWATNLPNVSATNLVQLGIGGWQVPRYGVAEARKRGTNVLTIADIEQMGLEKAAEIALELAWKDTDAVYISFDVDSLDCGFVPGTGWPEPGGFLPREALKLLGLVTAPGICGLEVVEVSPPYDTSDITALFGVRVVVEALGSMVAHGNLGKHKSIIDKPVSF; this is encoded by the coding sequence ATGTCCAGAAATATCCCCGAACGCAGCCACCGCCGGGCAGGGCTCGTCGCCCGGGCGGCCCGGGAGCGTTTTCACCACCCCGATTTCGACGCCCGCGGCACGCAGGGATGGAAGTCGATCGAGGCCGAGGGCAAGCTGCCAGAAAGCGGCTGGCGCAAGGAGCAGCAATGGGCGCTCGACATGGGCCTGCCGGGATCGGAGTCGATCGTCGACAAGTCGATCCCGACATTCGCGCGCGGCGAGCTGCCGCATTTCGCCGGCATCAATACCTTTCTCAAGGCGCCCTATGTCGAGAACGTCCGCGATGTCGGCAAATATGATGCTGCCGTCATCGGCATTCCGTTCGACAGCGGCACCACCTACCGGCCGGGAACCCGCTTCGGCCCGCAAGGCATTCGCCGCATCTCGGCGCTCTACACGCCTTACAATTACGAGCTCGGCGTCGATTTGCGCGAGCAGATGACGCTGTGCGACGCCGGCGACGTCTTCACCATTCCCGCCAACCTCGAAAAGAGTTTTGACCAGATCACCAAAGGGGTCAGCCATGTCGCCTCGTCCGGCGCGCTGCCAATCATGCTGGGCGGCGACCATTCGATCGGCTTTCCTTGCGTGCGCGGCATCGCCGACGTGACCTCGAAGCGCATCGGCATCATCCATTTCGACCGCCATATCGATATCCAGGAAAAGGATCTCGACGAGCGCATGCACACCACGCCCTGGTACTGGGCGACCAACCTGCCGAACGTCTCGGCGACCAATCTCGTGCAACTCGGCATCGGCGGCTGGCAGGTTCCGCGCTACGGCGTCGCCGAGGCGAGGAAGCGCGGCACCAACGTGCTGACCATTGCCGACATCGAGCAGATGGGCCTTGAGAAGGCGGCGGAAATCGCGCTCGAACTCGCATGGAAAGACACCGACGCCGTCTACATCTCTTTCGACGTCGACAGCCTCGATTGCGGTTTCGTGCCCGGCACGGGCTGGCCTGAGCCGGGCGGCTTCCTGCCGCGCGAGGCGCTCAAACTTCTGGGATTGGTGACAGCGCCTGGCATTTGCGGGCTGGAAGTGGTCGAGGTCTCGCCGCCTTACGATACGTCGGACATCACGGCGCTGTTCGGTGTGCGGGTCGTCGTCGAGGCGCTTGGCTCGATGGTCGCCCACGGCAATCTCGGCAAGCACAAATCCATCATCGACAAACCGGTGAGTTTTTGA
- a CDS encoding ABC transporter ATP-binding protein: MSRIVVHGLEKSYGDARVLERVNVTAEAGEFLSLVGASGCGKSTFLRILLGQEQQSSGVVIVGDGPIVPEPTPQRGIVFQRYSVFPHLTAIQNLLLVEDFRSGGPFGRVFGARRRNARQEAEAMLARVGLAHARDLYPASLSGGMQQRLAIAQTLLGRPKILLLDEPFGALDPGIRVEMHDLLTELWTEHGMTVVMVTHDISEAFKLGTRVLVFDKVRHDPQFPSAYGATITYDLKLDRKTRASSHHLAKVAAMVGTTRPDPAMATTAS, translated from the coding sequence ATGAGCCGCATCGTCGTTCACGGGCTGGAAAAGAGTTATGGCGATGCCCGCGTGCTCGAGCGGGTCAACGTCACCGCCGAGGCCGGCGAATTCCTGTCGCTGGTCGGCGCCAGCGGCTGCGGAAAATCGACGTTTCTACGCATCCTGCTCGGCCAGGAGCAGCAGAGCAGCGGTGTCGTCATCGTCGGCGATGGCCCGATCGTGCCCGAGCCGACGCCGCAGCGCGGCATCGTCTTTCAACGCTATTCGGTGTTTCCGCATCTGACCGCCATCCAGAACCTGCTGCTGGTCGAAGACTTTCGCTCGGGCGGGCCATTTGGCCGCGTCTTCGGCGCCAGGCGCAGAAACGCCAGGCAGGAGGCCGAAGCCATGCTGGCGCGGGTTGGCCTTGCCCATGCGCGTGACCTCTATCCGGCATCGCTCTCCGGCGGCATGCAGCAGCGGCTGGCGATTGCGCAGACCTTGCTCGGCCGCCCGAAAATCCTGCTTCTCGACGAGCCGTTCGGGGCGCTCGATCCCGGCATCCGCGTCGAGATGCACGATCTGCTGACCGAGCTGTGGACCGAGCACGGCATGACGGTGGTGATGGTCACCCACGATATCTCCGAGGCCTTCAAGCTCGGCACCCGTGTGCTGGTTTTCGACAAGGTGCGCCACGATCCGCAGTTCCCGTCCGCTTACGGCGCGACGATCACTTACGATTTGAAGCTCGATCGCAAGACCCGGGCTTCCTCTCATCACTTGGCCAAGGTGGCCGCGATGGTCGGGACGACCCGGCCGGATCCAGCAATGGCGACGACGGCGTCGTAA
- a CDS encoding ABC transporter permease, giving the protein MINAKVSRGSALFLGGLPFLFVAIAYLIASAQRLAVNPSDKLLPSPAQMWSAFLDLATVPDKRSGDLILWVDTYASLLRLLAGVGVATFVALSLGIAIGFIPRVRAFLLPFVTVVCVIPPLALLPILFIALGLGETAKITLIAIGVAPVMVRDIANRVREFPPELVAKAQTLGGNSWTMVLRLVLPQVMPRLVTCVRLALGPAWLFLIAAEAIASTEGLGYRIFLVRRYLSMDVILPYVAWITLLAVITDWLLMRLSQAVSPWAHPVEAG; this is encoded by the coding sequence ATGATCAATGCGAAGGTCTCGCGCGGCAGCGCCTTGTTCCTCGGCGGCTTGCCGTTCCTGTTCGTGGCAATCGCCTATCTCATCGCCTCGGCGCAACGACTGGCGGTCAACCCCAGCGACAAGCTGCTGCCTTCGCCGGCACAGATGTGGTCGGCCTTTCTTGACCTGGCGACGGTTCCGGACAAACGCTCCGGCGACCTCATCCTGTGGGTCGACACCTATGCCAGTCTCCTCAGGCTGCTCGCGGGCGTCGGCGTGGCCACGTTCGTCGCGCTTTCGCTCGGCATCGCCATCGGCTTCATCCCGCGGGTGCGGGCCTTCCTGCTGCCCTTCGTCACCGTCGTCTGCGTCATCCCACCGCTGGCGCTGCTGCCGATCCTGTTCATTGCACTTGGCCTCGGCGAAACGGCCAAGATCACGCTGATCGCCATCGGCGTCGCGCCGGTGATGGTGCGCGACATCGCCAACCGGGTGCGGGAATTTCCGCCCGAACTGGTGGCCAAGGCACAGACGCTTGGCGGCAACAGCTGGACCATGGTCTTGCGGTTGGTGCTGCCGCAAGTCATGCCGCGCCTCGTCACTTGCGTGCGGCTGGCACTCGGGCCGGCCTGGCTTTTCCTGATCGCCGCCGAAGCCATCGCCTCGACCGAAGGGCTGGGTTACCGCATCTTCCTCGTCCGCCGCTATCTCTCGATGGACGTCATCCTGCCCTATGTCGCCTGGATCACGCTGCTTGCGGTCATCACCGACTGGCTGCTGATGCGGCTTTCCCAAGCGGTGTCCCCTTGGGCGCACCCGGTGGAGGCCGGATGA
- a CDS encoding putative urea ABC transporter substrate-binding protein — translation MLRKLAAIILAASFSLPVVSAADAAPKKDFKICWSIYVGWMPWGYLSDSGIMKKWADKNGINVEITRINDYVESINQYTAGGFDGCSMTNMDALSIPAGGGVDTTALIIGDFSNGNDAVILKDKAALADIAGQKVNLVELSVSHYLLARALDTVKLAEKDITVVNTSDADMVAAYGTSDVTSVVTWNPLVSEIVTMPGAHKVFDSAQIPGEIIDLMVVNTETLKDNPALGKALVGAWYEVMELMNSDTPEGKAAKEEMAKASGTDLAGFDAQLASTAMFYDPAKAVEFTKGAELPKTMDLVRNFLFSHGILGTNATSVDVVGMSFADGSTLGDANNVKLRFDPAFMAEAATAMP, via the coding sequence ATGCTTCGCAAGCTGGCCGCAATCATCCTAGCCGCATCATTCAGCCTTCCCGTCGTTTCCGCCGCCGACGCGGCGCCCAAGAAAGACTTCAAGATATGCTGGTCGATCTATGTCGGCTGGATGCCGTGGGGCTATCTCTCCGACAGCGGCATCATGAAGAAATGGGCAGACAAAAACGGCATCAATGTCGAGATCACCCGCATCAACGACTATGTCGAAAGCATCAACCAGTACACGGCCGGCGGTTTCGACGGCTGCTCGATGACAAACATGGATGCGCTGTCGATCCCCGCCGGCGGCGGCGTCGACACCACCGCCTTGATCATCGGCGACTTCTCCAACGGCAATGACGCGGTGATCCTCAAGGACAAGGCAGCGCTTGCCGACATTGCCGGCCAGAAGGTCAATCTCGTCGAGCTCTCCGTCTCGCATTACCTGCTGGCGCGGGCGCTGGACACGGTCAAGCTTGCCGAGAAGGACATCACCGTCGTCAACACCTCCGACGCCGACATGGTCGCCGCCTACGGCACCAGCGATGTCACCTCGGTCGTCACCTGGAACCCGCTGGTCTCCGAGATCGTCACCATGCCGGGTGCGCACAAAGTGTTCGATTCCGCCCAGATTCCCGGCGAGATCATCGACTTGATGGTCGTCAACACCGAGACGCTGAAGGACAATCCGGCATTGGGCAAGGCGCTTGTCGGCGCATGGTACGAGGTGATGGAATTGATGAACTCCGACACGCCGGAAGGCAAGGCAGCCAAGGAGGAAATGGCCAAGGCGTCCGGCACCGACCTCGCCGGCTTCGACGCGCAGCTTGCCTCGACGGCAATGTTCTACGATCCCGCCAAGGCGGTCGAGTTCACCAAAGGCGCCGAATTGCCGAAGACCATGGATCTGGTCCGTAACTTCCTGTTCAGCCACGGCATTCTCGGCACCAATGCGACGAGTGTCGACGTGGTCGGCATGAGCTTTGCCGACGGATCGACGCTGGGCGATGCCAACAATGTCAAGCTGCGCTTCGATCCAGCCTTCATGGCCGAGGCCGCAACCGCAATGCCCTAA